Proteins found in one Coffea eugenioides isolate CCC68of chromosome 5, Ceug_1.0, whole genome shotgun sequence genomic segment:
- the LOC113770660 gene encoding transmembrane 9 superfamily member 12 — protein MALPSIFKRKYWAAFVYLVLVSNICNGFYLPGTYMHTYTTGEVLYVKVNSLTSIETELPFSYYSLPYCPPQGGIKKSAENLGELLLGDQIDNSPYRFKMSVNESLYLCTTPPLSEHEVKLLKQRTRDLYQVNVILDNLPALRYATQNGVRIQWTGFPVGYTPLGSENDYIINHLKFKVFIHEYEGAGVQIIGTGEEGMGVISEADKKKASGYEIVGFEVIPCSIKYDPDKMEKLHMYDSIEPTSCPSELDKAQIIRQQERVSFTYEVEFEKSNTRWPSRWDAYLKMEGARVHWFSILNSLMVIFFLAGIVFVIFLRTVRRDLTRYEELDKETQAQMNEELSGWKLVVGDVFREPNHSKLLSVMVGDGVQILGMAVVTIVFAAFGFMSPASRGMLLTGMILLYLFLGIAAGYAGVRLWRTIKGTSEGWRSVSWSIACFFPGIVFVILTALNFILWGSNSTGAIPISLYFVLLSLWFCISVPLTLLGGFLGTRAEPIQYPVRTNQIPREIPARKYPSWLLVLGAGTLPFGTLFIELFFILSSIWLGRFYYVFGFLLIVLLLLVVVCAEVSVVLTYMHLCVEDWMWWWKAFYASGSVALYVFLYSINYLVFDLKSLSGPVSAILYLGYSLIMAIAVMLATGTIGFLTSFYFVHYLFSSVKID, from the coding sequence ATGGCATTGCCATCGATCTTTAAAAGGAAGTATTGGGCTGCTTTCGTTTACTTGGTTCTGGTATCAAATATCTGTAATGGGTTTTATCTGCCGGGTACCTACATGCATACATATACAACTGGAGAAGTATTATATGTCAAGGTTAATTCATTGACTTCAATTGAGACTGAGCTTCCTTTCAGCTATTATAGTCTTCCTTATTGCCCTCCTCAAGGTGGAATTAAGAAAAGTGCCGAGAATCTTGGTGAACTACTTCTGGGAGACCAGATTGATAATTCTCCCTACCGTTTCAAGATGAGCGTTAATGAATCTCTTTACCTCTGCACTACGCCCCCGCTGAGCGAGCATGAGGTCAAGCTTTTGAAACAGAGAACTCGTGATCTATATCAAGTGAATGTTATTCTGGACAATTTACCTGCTCTGAGATATGCCACCCAAAATGGAGTTAGAATCCAGTGGACAGGATTTCCAGTTGGCTACACGCCACTAGGTAGTGAAAATGATTACATCATCAATCATCTCAAGTTTAAGGTTTTCATTCATGAATATGAAGGAGCTGGTGTGCAGATAATTGGTACTGGGGAAGAAGGTATGGGCGTCATTTCTGAGGCAGATAAAAAGAAGGCCTCTGGGTATGAGATTGTTGGTTTTGAGGTTATTCCCTGCAGTATTAAGTATGATCCTGATAAGATGGAAAAGCTTCATATGTATGACAGTATAGAACCTACAAGTTGTCCATCAGAGCTTGATAAGGCTCAAATAATAAGGCAGCAAGAAAGGGTTTCATTTACTTATGAGGTTGAATTTGAGAAAAGCAATACTAGATGGCCTTCTCGATGGGATGCTTATTTGAAGATGGAAGGAGCCCGTGTTCACTGGTTTTCAATCCTTAACTCATTGATGGTCATCTTCTTCTTGGCTGGTATTGTTTTTGTTATCTTCTTGAGGACTGTTAGGAGGGATCTGACCAGGTATGAGGAATTGGATAAAGAAACTCAGGCTCAAATGAATGAAGAGCTTTCTGGATGGAAACTTGTGGTGGGTGATGTGTTCAGGGAACCAAATCACTCCAAACTACTCTCTGTGATGGTTGGAGATGGGGTTCAGATTCTAGGAATGGCAGTTGTTACTATTGTCTTTGCAGCCTTTGGGTTTATGTCACCAGCTTCACGAGGTATGCTGCTGACAGGAATGATACTTCTGTATCTTTTCCTGGGAATTGCTGCTGGGTATGCTGGTGTACGTCTCTGGAGAACTATTAAGGGTACCTCAGAAGGGTGGAGGTCGGTTTCTTGGTCAATTGCTTGCTTCTTCCCTGGGATTGTTTTTGTTATTCTCACTGCTCTGAATTTCATCCTCTGGGGAAGTAATAGTACTGGTGCTATTCCAATTTCCTTGTATTTTGTTCTTTTGTCACTCTGGTTCTGCATTTCAGTCCCCCTCACCCTTTTGGGAGGTTTCCTGGGTACTAGAGCTGAGCCCATCCAATACCCAGTGCGAACCAACCAGATTCCTAGGGAAATCCCTGCTCGCAAATACCCATCTTGGCTTCTGGTCCTTGGTGCTGGAACTCTTCCATTTGGAACTCTCTTTATTGAACTTTTCTTCATTCTCTCTAGCATCTGGCTTGGACGGTTCTATTACGTCTTTGGTTTTCTCCTAATTGTTCTACTGCTGCTAGTAGTTGTTTGTGCTGAAGTTTCAGTGGTACTCACTTATATGCATCTCTGTGTCGAGGACTGGATGTGGTGGTGGAAAGCATTCTATGCCTCAGGTTCTGTTGCCCTGTACGTGTTCTTGTACTCCATCAATTACTTGGTCTTTGACCTGAAGAGTTTAAGTGGACCAGTATCAGCAATACTTTATCTTGGCTATTCCCTTATCATGGCAATTGCAGTCATGCTGGCTACTGGTACAATTGGTTTCCTCACATCATTTTATTTTGTCCATTATCTCTTCTCATCAGTGAAGATTGATTGA
- the LOC113770977 gene encoding LOW QUALITY PROTEIN: chlorophyll a-b binding protein 8, chloroplastic (The sequence of the model RefSeq protein was modified relative to this genomic sequence to represent the inferred CDS: substituted 1 base at 1 genomic stop codon), with amino-acid sequence MATQALVSSSSITASAEAARQILGGRSLHSSQAFSSMYAYXIYVIFQQGADRQLWFASKQSLSYLDGSLPGDYGFDPLGLSDPDGPGGFIEPGWLAYGEVINGRYAMLGAVGAIAPEILGKAGLIPPETALPWFKTGVIPPAGTYDYWADPYTLFVFELALMGFAEHRRFQDWCKPGCLGKQYFLGFEKYLGGSGDPPYPGGPLFNPLGLGKDEKSLRDLKLKEIKNGRLAMLAIVGYFVQGLVTGVGPYQNLLDHLSDPVNNNVLTNLKFH; translated from the exons ATGGCAACACAAGCTTTGGTCTCCTCTTCATCTATTACTGCTTCAGCAGAGGCTGCTAGGCAGATTCTAGGAGGAAGGTCGCTCCACTCATCTCAAGCTTTT TCCTCCATGTACGCTTACTGAATTTATGTTATCTTTCAGCAAGGAGCAGACAGACAGCTGTGGTTTGCCTCCAAACAGAGCCTTTCTTACTTGGATGGCAG CCTTCCTGGAGACTACGGATTTGATCCGCTGGGACTCTCAGATCCCGACGGTCCTGGAGGCTTCATTGAGCCAGGATGGCTAGCATATGGAGAAGTCATTAACGGACGATATGCCATGTTGGGAGCAGTAGGAGCAATTGCACCTGAGATCCTCGGAAAAGCTGGTCTCATTCCACCTGAAACAGCTCTTCCTTGGTTCAAAACTGGAGTGATTCCTCCTGCTGGTACATATGACTACTGGGCAGATCCCTACACCTTATTTGTCTTTGAGCTGGCACTCATGGGATTCGCTGAGCACAGGAGATTCCAGGACTGGTGTAAGCCAGGGTGTTTGGGCAAGCAGTACTTCTTAGGTTTCGAGAAATACTTGGGAGGCTCTGGTGACCCTCCATACCCTGGTGGCCCCCTCTTCAACCCTCTTGGGCTCGGAAAAGATGAGAAATCCTTGAGGGACTTAAAGCTGAAGGAGATTAAGAACGGAAGATTGGCCATGTTGGCAATAGTGGGTTACTTCGTTCAAGGTCTCGTCACAGGAGTAGGACCATACCAAAACCTTCTTGATCATTTGTCTGACCCCGTGAACAACAATGTATTGACCAATCTCAAGTTCCACTAG
- the LOC113770976 gene encoding elongation factor Ts, mitochondrial, whose translation MAFVRGLKRPIEIFCKRRMNTPVHSGLGYSAMACKGAYFPDFRENKCPFGCNCANAFCSHCISARRYSTEVSPSEQMNLIKQLRERTSAPIKEVKSALVDSNWDIESAQKELRKRGIVLASKKASRTAAEGLLALAQNDRKAAVIELNCETDFVARNEIFQYLALSLAKVALLVDGTRQPSGALHVGPELFEELKINFHHPKLSGERTVQNAITEVAAMMGENVKLRRGFAMSAPSYGILSTYLHTSPQPGVGRIAGLLSLEVEDQNASVDALQHVGSELAMHVVAAKPLFLTKDDVSTEAMESEREILKSQAESTGKPQMAVEKMVEGRLRKYFEEVVLMEQKFIVNDTLNVKTLLNNLSKEVGSPVKVGSFLRVEVGEGLQRLESSNAGEPLAQAA comes from the exons ATGGCTTTTGTTCGTGGTTTGAAACGTCCCATTGAGATCTTCTGTAAGAGGAGGATGAATACCCCTGTTCATTCTGGACTTGGCTACTCTGCTATGGCGTGTAAAGGGGCTTACTTTCCTGATTTTAGAGAGAATAAATGCCCATTTGGTTGTAATTGTGCCAACGCATTTTGCAGTCACTGCATTTCTGCTAGAAGATACTCTACTGAAGTATCTCCTTCAGAACAAATGAATCTTATAAAGCAGTTGAGAGAAAGAACAAGTGCTCCCATTAAAGAAGTCAAGTCAGCTTTGGTTGATTCCAACTGGGATATTG AGTCTGCCCAAAAGGAACTGAGGAAAAGAGGGATTGTTCTTGCATCCAAAAAGGCTTCTCGAACTGCTGCCGAGGGTTTGCTGGCACTGGCACAGAATGACAGGAAGGCTGCTGTGATTGAACTTAATTGTGAGACAGATTTTGTTGCCAGGAATGAAATTTTTCAATACTTG GCCCTATCTTTGGCAAAGGTAGCTTTGTTGGTCGATGGTACACGGCAGCCTTCTGGTGCTCTTCATGTTGGACCTGAACTTTTTGAG GAGTTGAAGATAAACTTTCACCATCCCAAATTAAGTGGAGAGAGAACTGTTCAAAATGCAATTACAGAGGTTGCTGCAATGATGGGAGAGAATGTCAAGCTTAGAAGGGGTTTTGCAATGTCTGCACCTTCATATGGCATCCTGTCTACCTATCTACATACAAGCCCACAACCAG GTGTGGGCCGGATTGCTGGGCTTTTGTCCCTTGAAGTGGAGGATCAGAATGCTTCAGTGGATGCTCTTCAGCATGTTGGATCAGAACTAGCAATGCATGTGGTGGCAGCAAAGCCTTTGTTCTTAACAAAGGATGATGTATCTACCGAAGCAATGGAGAGCGAACGTGAGATTCTCAAATCTCAG GCAGAAAGTACAGGGAAGCCTCAGATGGCTGTAGAGAAGATGGTTGAAGGACGCCTACGCAAGTATTTCGAGGAAGTAGTTCTAATGGAACAAAAGTTCATTGTCAATGATACTCTAAACGTAAAG ACTTTATTGAATAACCTGTCAAAGGAAGTGGGCTCACCTGTGAAGGTTGGAAGCTTTTTAAGAGTGGAAGTTGGAGAAGGCCTTCAAAG GCTTGAATCATCCAACGCTGGTGAACCGTTGGCTCAGGCTGCTTAG
- the LOC113771875 gene encoding protein FAR1-RELATED SEQUENCE 5-like — translation MDCSKLAEDGTPELGMEFNSEEDAYQFYNKYAFKMGFSVRKDYLNKDKDGVTTSRRYSCCKEGVKRKYEGDVMPKRTRAPTKTGCGAKMVIVLFRGTMKYRVHDIVLEHNHELHIVQCAHMMPSQRKVSEAQGFQAEISEDAGLSLKQSHELMGKEAGGMGNVGYTREDLKRYLRTRRERSLKYGEAGSMLNYFQEQTLENPSFFHAVQLDCEEQITNIFWADAGMLIDYKFFGDVVTFDTTYKTNKEYRPLGVFVGFNQHRQIVIFGAALMYDETIDSFKWVFGTFLEAMCGKRPSTILTDQDHAMAAALSVVMPETFHGLCTFHIRRNFMKHLGNHYKENSDLPYMFGACMYEFEEVEQFNRVWEAMVKKHDLENNEWLSGLYRIRDKWARCMMKERWTAGMRSTQLSESLNAAIKNHLKLDHDLVQFFRHFNRVVDEKRHNELIAEYEMRQKLPMVGLRQTPMLVHASETYSPTVFVAFQNEYGESTAMVILRQQDAAMIVEFAVMRYDGGPERIVVFNRNDLSVRCSCKKYENEGILCGHALKVFDTVGIKIIPPEYIKRRWTKRARAGDCFDRRRREVVADPKIMISTRYRELAPAMIKVATRAAMSEDTSKVAITVISDLAKRVELLLSESEEQPLQNQKNLNMEERDKIEIVNEMGEAVVARGIKKRGGGKKSRVMRSWIDKFDRVKRKSRLSRTTQTTASESEPTSVSIEEYMFMGCRSSTDSVSTHSMSQTVNGPPNAIAPNIDESETGHRLANQGPPRSVPTEWMHPRFSIFSKYNSVRDVLMEERAALLTHCDVDAYHVFAPSPQGRNNTQGLQLRADVAAPENEIDE, via the exons ATGGATTGCAGCAAATTGGCAGAAGATGGGACCCCTGAATTAGGAATGGAGTTCAACAGCGAAGAGGATGCGTACCAGTTTTACAACAAATATGCCTTTAAAATGGGTTTTAGTGTACGTAAAGACTATCTGAATAAAGACAAAGACGGCGTGACCACGTCTAGGAGATATAGTTGCTGCAAGGAAGGTGTAAAGCGCAAGTACGAAGGTGATGTGATGCCAAAGAGGACACGAGCGCCGACGAAAACAGGGTGTGGAGCTAAAATGGTTATCGTGTTGTTTAGAGGAACAATGAAGTACCGTGTGCATGACATTGTCTTAGAGCATAACCATGAGTTGCACATTGTTCAATGTGCGCACATGATGCCATCACAAAGAAAAGTGAGCGAGGCTCAAGGATTCCAAGCTGAAATAAGCGAGGACGCTGGGCTTTCATTGAAACAGAGTCATGAACTTATGGGAAAGGAGGCAGGTGGGATGGGAAATGTGGGATATACTCGGGAAGACCTGAAACGATATCTTCGTACTCGACGGGAAAGGAGTTTGAAATATGGAGAAGCAGGTAGCATGCTGAATTATTTTCAAGAGCAAACACTCGAGAATCCATCATTTTTTCATGCCGTACAGTTGGACTGTGAAGAGCAGATAACGAATATCTTTTGGGCTGATGCAGGAATGTTAATTGACTACAAATTTTTTGGAGACGTAGTCACATTCGAtacaacctacaaaacaaataaagaataccGGCCACTTGGAGTGTTTGTGGGTTTTAACCAACATAGGCAAATTGTGATATTCGGTGCTGCCCTTATGTATGATGAGACTATAGATTCTTTCAAATGGGTGTTTGGTACATTTCTAGAAGCAATGTGCGGAAAGCGTCCAAGTACCATACTAACCGACCAAGATCATGCTATGGCAGCCGCTCTTTCAGTTGTTATGCCTGAAACATTTCACGGTCTATGTACGTTTCACATAAGGCGTAATTTTATGAAACATCTTGGCAATCACTACAAGGAAAATAGTGATCTTCCATACATGTTTGGTGCATGCATGTATGAGTTTGAAGAAGTGGAACAATTCAATAGGGTGTGGGAGGCGATGGTGAAGAAACACGatcttgaaaataatgaatggcTCTCCGGATTGTATAGAATTCGTGATAAATGGGCAAGGTGCAtgatgaaagaaagatggaCCGCTGGAATGCGAAGCACCCAACTCAGCGAAAGCCTAAATGCAGCaattaaaaatcatttgaaactggATCATGACCTTGTGCAGTTCTTTAGACATTTCAATCGGGTGGTTGATGAAAAGAGACATAATGAACTGATCGCAGAATATGAAATGAGGCAAAAGCTCCCCATGGTCGGGTTAAGGCAAACACCTATGCTCGTGCATGCATCAGAGACGTATTCACCAACCGTATTTGTTGCATTCCAAAATGAATATGGCGAGTCAACAGCTATGGTTATATTGAGACAGCAAGATGCAGCGATGATTGTGGAGTTTGCGGTCATGAGGTATGATGGAGGACCTGAAAGAATAGTGGTATTCAATCGGAATGATCTAAGTGTACGTTGTAGTTGCAAAAAATACGAGAATGAAGGCATTTTATGTGGGCACGCGTTGAAGGTGTTTGATACTGTGGGCATAAAAATAATTCCTCCTGAATACATTAAGAGGCGATGGACAAAAAGAGCTCGGGCTGGAGACTGTTTTGATCGGCGAAGACGGGAAGTTGTGGCTGATCCTAAAATAATGATTTCAACTCGTTATCGGGAGCTCGCTCCAGCCATGATTAAGGTCGCAACTCGAGCAGCAATGTCGGAGGACACCAGCAAAGTAGCAATCACTGTCATATCCGATTTGGCAAAGAGAGTTGAGCTCCTCCTCTCAGAAAGTGAAGAACAACCtttgcaaaatcaaaaaaatctgaATATGGAGGAAcgggataaaattgaaattgtgAATGAAATGGGGGAGGCAGTAGTCGCAAGAGGCATTAAAAAACGAGGTGGTGGGAAGAAAAGTAGAGTGATGCGAAGTTGGATCGATAAATTTGACagagtaaaaagaaaatctagatTATCAAGGACTACACAGACTACg GCCTCAGAATCGGAGCCGACATCGGTTTCAATTGAGGAATACATGTTTATGGGATGTCGTTCATCTACTGACTCTGTTTCG ACGCATTCAATGAGCCAGACAGTGAATGGCCCTCCAAACGCTATTGCTCCGAATATCGATGAAAGTGAAACG GGTCACCGTTTGGCTAATCAGGGGCCTCCTAGAAGTGTCCCTACAGAATGGATGCATCCcagattttctattttttccaaGTATAACTCTGTAAGAGATGTCTTAATG GAGGAGCGTGCAGCACTTTTAACACACTGTGATGTTGATGCATATCATGTATTTGCACCTTCACCCCAG GGAAGAAATAACACCCAGGGATTGCAACTTCGCGCTGACGTCGCCGCCCCCGAGAATGAGATTGATGAATGA